A single Amia ocellicauda isolate fAmiCal2 chromosome 9, fAmiCal2.hap1, whole genome shotgun sequence DNA region contains:
- the b3galt9 gene encoding beta-1,3-galactosyltransferase 9 has protein sequence MTRMVMSCVSLLSPDFALLKCFNQSPLSLQCSFCRLRTHQWCFLLFNIILFHALLFGADFVEEYLLQASPGTFTDVKVLEIRERARKLDMSAVKNNVSTYYTISNPTACSGMDIFLLAMIFSTPENRTRRDEIRRTWANLTGVQGLSVRSLFVLGESRATEAEVLEESIEHGDIIQGKFIDSPNNQTLKTVLVMQWTVTFCPFARFILKSDENMFVNYASLAEYLLSLRRHPEDLYIGRVVHQELPNRNPRSKAFLSTGQYADKYFPDYCVGTAFVISQDVARKVFVASTGMHLQVPHDVFVGLCAKKAGVVPSHSARFSGEKHIRYNNCCYKFIFTSSEMTTEELPIIWKDLKDGKKCTLLDTYYGLVACKALTYLDKFFFFKTGSIKEANIHILKD, from the coding sequence ATGACACGTATGGTGATGTCCTGCGTGTCGCTTCTCTCACCGGACTTTGCTCTGTTGAAGTGCTTTAATCAGTCCCCTCTGTCGTTGCAGTGCTCTTTCTGCAGGCTGCGCACCCACCAGTGGTGCTTCCTTCTCTTCAACATCATCCTTTTTCACGCCTTGCTGTTTGGAGCAGATTTTGTGGAAGAGTACCTTCTGCAAGCCTCTCCGGGCACGTTCACCGACGTTAAGGTGCTGGAGATCCGAGAGAGAGCCAGAAAGCTGGATATGAGTGCTGTCAAGAACAATGTTTCCACATACTACACTATCAGCAACCCTACCGCTTGTTCCGGGATGGATATCTTTCTGTTAGCCATGATTTTCAGTACACCAGAGAATAGGACGAGGAGAGACGAGATAAGGAGAACGTGGGCTAACCTCACGGGGGTCCAGGGCCTTTCAGTTCGCAGCCTGTTTGTTCTGGGGGAGTCCAGAGCCACTGAAGCTGAGGTCCTGGAAGAGTCCATAGAGCACGGCGACATTATTCAGGGCAAGTTCATTGATTCACCCAATAATCAAACCCTCAAGACGGTTCTGGTTATGCAGTGGACTGTGACGTTCTGTCCCTTTGCGCGTTTTATTCTCAAATCGGACGAGAACATGTTTGTGAACTACGCATCTCTGGCAGAGTATTTGCTAAGCTTGAGAAGGCATCCTGAGGATCTCTACATTGGAAGAGTGGTCCACCAGGAACTGCCAAACAGGAACCCGCGCAGCAAGGCTTTTTTGTCAACCGGCCAGTACGCGGATAAGTATTTCCCTGATTATTGTGTCGGAACGGCTTTTGTTATTTCTCAAGATGTAGCCCGGAAGGTATTTGTAGCTTCTACAGGGATGCATCTCCAAGTACCTCATGATGTGTTTGTTGGATTGTGTGCCAAGAAAGCAGGGGTTGTCCCTTCTCACAGTGCCAGGTTTTCTGGGGAGAAGCACATTCGGTACAACAACTGCTGCTACAAATTCATCTTCACCTCTTCGGAAATGACAACAGAAGAGCTACCTATAATCTGGAAGGACCTGAAAGATGGGAAAAAGTGTACTCTGCTGGACACTTACTATGGCCTAG